Proteins encoded within one genomic window of bacterium:
- a CDS encoding NUDIX hydrolase: MKNLKRKLMYKGLIFNVWQEEYETKSHTLKRDIVEFPETCAVLPIDNEENAILITQFRYPLKKELLEIPAGKIDPGETPEEAARRELMEEIKMKPRKLTKIGSFI; encoded by the coding sequence ATGAAGAATTTAAAAAGAAAGCTGATGTACAAAGGTTTGATATTTAATGTCTGGCAAGAAGAGTATGAGACCAAGTCTCATACCCTCAAACGCGACATTGTGGAATTTCCAGAGACGTGTGCCGTTTTACCCATAGATAACGAAGAGAATGCCATACTCATAACCCAATTTAGATATCCGTTAAAAAAGGAATTACTTGAGATACCCGCAGGTAAAATTGATCCAGGTGAAACGCCAGAAGAGGCTGCCAGAAGGGAGTTAATGGAAGAAATAAAAATGAAGCCACGTAAGTTGACAAAAATCGGGTCTTTTATCTAA